A genomic region of Oryza glaberrima chromosome 1, OglaRS2, whole genome shotgun sequence contains the following coding sequences:
- the LOC127764012 gene encoding non-specific lipid-transfer protein 1-like, giving the protein MAPRCATLAVVVVLVAAVVAPPTAVRAAISCSAVYNTLMPCLPYVQAGGTVPRACCGGIQSLLAAANNTPDRRTICGCLKNVANGASGGPYITRAAALPSKCNVSLPYKISTSVNCNAIN; this is encoded by the exons ATGGCTCCAAGGTGCGCGAcgctggcggtggtggtggtgctggtggcggccgtggtggcgccgccgacggcggtgCGCGCGGCGATCTCGTGCTCGGCGGTGTACAACACGCTGATGCCGTGCCTGCCGTACGTGCAGGCGGGGGGCACGGTGCCCAGGGCGTGCTGCGGCGGCATTCAgagcctgctcgccgccgccaacaacACCCCCGACCGCCGCACCATCTGCGGCTGCCTCAAGAACGTCGCCAACGGCGCCTCCGGGGGCCCCTACatcacccgcgccgccgcgctcccctCCAAGTGCAACGTCTCCCTCCCTTACAAGATCAGCACCAGCGTCAACTGCAACGC GATAAACTAG